A window from Nitrosopumilus adriaticus encodes these proteins:
- a CDS encoding LLM class flavin-dependent oxidoreductase, giving the protein MYLASKKLKFGIQNGLNVARAGYTEDQILTACMLADKTGYDSIFYMDHTNVPQWKNATVLDPWVMLSAIAAVTNNVELGTCVTDAIRRHPSNIALAAITLDRVSKGRAILGIGAGEAQNLKEFCIPFEKPVSKWAEQIEVIHTLYDSTPDNTVDYAGKYYQLEGACLQAPPIRKPRPPTYMASGGKRTLELTGKLGDGWLPIGYTPELFEDHRKQIEVSMDKHNRTQEEKDNFQMALDIDVYFSEDAEESWAKMKEAVKVSLFKPEVLRVHGLKEIEGFDFVKYFTEYSMSDQSWIVKMREAATKIPDKIARSSTAVGTPEDIIPTFERFMDAGVNHFVIRFWGKNYFGSIDKFASHVMPALRARAKQ; this is encoded by the coding sequence TTGTACTTGGCTTCAAAGAAACTCAAATTTGGAATTCAAAATGGATTAAATGTTGCAAGAGCTGGTTATACTGAAGATCAAATTTTAACGGCTTGCATGCTTGCTGATAAAACTGGCTATGATTCAATTTTCTATATGGACCACACCAATGTCCCACAATGGAAAAATGCTACTGTGCTTGATCCATGGGTTATGTTATCTGCAATAGCTGCTGTCACAAACAATGTTGAATTGGGAACTTGTGTTACTGATGCAATTAGAAGACACCCATCAAATATTGCTCTAGCTGCTATCACTCTTGATAGAGTTTCAAAGGGAAGGGCAATCCTTGGAATCGGTGCAGGTGAGGCTCAAAATCTAAAAGAATTTTGTATTCCATTTGAAAAACCAGTTTCAAAATGGGCTGAACAAATCGAAGTTATTCATACATTGTATGACTCTACTCCAGATAATACAGTTGATTATGCTGGAAAATATTATCAATTAGAAGGTGCATGTTTGCAGGCACCACCAATTAGAAAACCACGTCCTCCAACTTACATGGCTTCTGGTGGTAAAAGAACATTAGAATTAACAGGAAAACTTGGTGATGGTTGGCTACCAATTGGCTACACTCCAGAATTATTTGAGGATCATAGAAAACAAATCGAAGTTTCAATGGATAAACATAACCGAACTCAGGAAGAAAAAGATAACTTCCAAATGGCTTTGGATATCGATGTTTACTTTTCTGAAGATGCAGAAGAATCATGGGCAAAAATGAAAGAAGCTGTAAAGGTTAGTTTATTCAAACCTGAAGTTTTGAGAGTTCATGGATTAAAAGAGATTGAAGGATTTGATTTCGTAAAATACTTTACAGAATATTCTATGTCTGATCAAAGTTGGATTGTTAAAATGAGAGAGGCAGCTACCAAAATACCAGACAAAATAGCACGTTCATCTACTGCTGTTGGAACTCCTGAAGATATAATCCCGACATTTGAGCGATTCATGGATGCTGGTGTTAATCACTTTGTAATTCGATTCTGGGGAAAGAACTACTTTGGCTCTATTGATAAATTTGCAAGTCATGTCATGCCTGCACTTAGAGCAAGAGCCAAACAATAA
- a CDS encoding pyridoxamine 5'-phosphate oxidase family protein — MQLVGILQIKSYEKIKEFLHDEHVGRLSSIDINGFPQIIPMNFVFLNDVIYMHSHVRGEKLDNISRNNKVGFEADRELEFLPSYFEDPHNASLADTLYISVVVKGTGIFVTNRDEKTLALNGLMEKYQPEGKYDPIESEMKVLDAVSIIKVVPNTIHGKYKIGQHLKPKDRMELAKNILKKNSPSSRQTLKIMGFEETADGLRMIDEPIW, encoded by the coding sequence ATGCAGCTAGTAGGGATTCTTCAGATTAAATCGTATGAGAAAATTAAAGAATTTCTACATGATGAACATGTAGGTCGTCTATCAAGTATTGATATCAATGGATTTCCTCAAATCATTCCAATGAATTTTGTATTCCTCAATGATGTAATTTACATGCATTCTCATGTAAGGGGTGAAAAATTAGATAATATTTCTAGAAATAATAAAGTTGGATTTGAAGCAGATAGGGAACTAGAATTTTTACCCTCTTACTTTGAAGATCCACATAATGCATCCCTTGCAGATACATTGTACATCAGTGTTGTAGTAAAGGGAACTGGAATATTCGTAACCAATAGAGATGAAAAAACACTAGCACTCAACGGTTTGATGGAAAAATATCAGCCCGAAGGAAAATATGATCCAATTGAATCTGAAATGAAAGTATTAGATGCTGTTAGTATAATCAAAGTTGTTCCAAATACAATTCACGGTAAATACAAAATAGGACAGCATTTGAAGCCAAAAGATAGGATGGAACTTGCAAAAAATATTCTGAAAAAAAATTCCCCATCATCAAGACAAACTCTCAAAATAATGGGTTTTGAGGAAACTGCTGATGGGTTAAGAATGATTGATGAGCCTATTTGGTAA
- a CDS encoding DUF1059 domain-containing protein, which yields MAKSYTCSSLVKDCTWSTTANDTATLMKKIVAHAEFKHDLQLSTADKIKIQSSIRG from the coding sequence ATGGCAAAAAGTTACACCTGCTCTAGCTTGGTTAAAGATTGTACTTGGTCAACAACTGCTAATGACACTGCAACTTTGATGAAGAAAATAGTTGCTCATGCAGAATTCAAACACGATCTTCAACTATCAACAGCAGATAAAATCAAAATACAATCCTCAATCAGGGGATAG
- the uvrB gene encoding excinuclease ABC subunit UvrB: MLEQTTRFELISDYLPTGDQPQAIDALVEGVKKKSVQTLLGVTGSGKTFSIANVIARTGKNTLVISHNKTLAAQLYSELKQFFPKNNVGYFVSYYDYYQPESYLPQTDTYIEKDTQINEKIEKLRLEATAMLLSGEPTIIVSTVSCIYSLGNPKDWEDLAITIKTEDEIKRTEIIRKFIDARYERNDTEVAPGNFRVKGDTIDVTPAYSEDLVRISMFGDEIEKITLLDHVSLKEKKKVSQMKIFPAKHYLIAKDVRQKAVNSIKKELQKRLPELNELEKQRLEMRTNYDLEMIEELGYCSGIENYSRHFDGRSPGEKAFCLMDFFGDDYILVIDESHVTLPQLHGMYKGDHSRKNELVTYGFRLPSAFDNRPLKFEEFEEYIQNTIFVSATPSDYEKKISSKIAEQVVRPTGLLDPVVEIRPTQGQMDDLINEINKRSAISERVLVTTLTKRMAEDLAEYLSKKQVRVRYMHSEIDGLQRTELIRQLRLGEFDVLVGINLLREGLDIPEVSLVAILDADKEGFLRNFTSLIQTCGRAARNEHGTVIMYADNNTKSMKNAMNETKRRREKQIQYNLEHNITPKTIIKSVPEQETALDESKLKSIHDLHNDVVDLEAQMKKYSEDLDFEHAIECRDRIKRLEKEIQFKDDRK, translated from the coding sequence ATGTTGGAGCAAACAACTAGATTTGAATTAATATCTGATTATTTGCCTACGGGGGATCAACCTCAAGCAATTGATGCCCTAGTTGAAGGGGTGAAGAAAAAATCAGTTCAAACTTTACTGGGAGTTACTGGAAGCGGAAAAACGTTCTCTATTGCAAATGTTATTGCTAGAACAGGGAAAAACACACTTGTAATATCGCATAACAAAACTTTAGCAGCTCAACTATATTCTGAATTAAAGCAGTTCTTTCCTAAAAATAATGTTGGTTATTTTGTCTCATACTATGATTATTACCAACCAGAAAGCTATCTGCCTCAAACTGATACGTATATTGAAAAAGATACTCAAATTAATGAAAAAATTGAAAAATTAAGACTAGAGGCAACTGCAATGCTTTTATCAGGTGAGCCTACAATAATTGTCTCTACAGTTTCATGTATTTACTCTCTGGGAAATCCAAAGGATTGGGAAGATTTAGCAATTACAATAAAAACTGAAGATGAAATTAAACGAACAGAAATTATTAGAAAATTCATTGATGCAAGATATGAAAGAAACGATACAGAGGTAGCACCAGGAAACTTTAGAGTAAAAGGTGATACTATTGATGTTACTCCTGCATATTCTGAAGATTTGGTGCGAATCTCCATGTTTGGAGATGAGATAGAAAAAATTACATTACTTGATCATGTTTCTTTAAAAGAAAAAAAGAAAGTATCCCAAATGAAAATTTTTCCTGCAAAACACTATCTTATAGCAAAAGATGTCCGTCAAAAAGCTGTTAACTCTATCAAAAAAGAATTACAAAAACGACTACCTGAATTAAATGAATTAGAAAAACAAAGACTTGAGATGAGAACAAACTATGATTTGGAGATGATTGAGGAATTGGGATATTGCTCCGGGATTGAAAATTACTCTAGACATTTTGATGGAAGGTCTCCTGGAGAAAAGGCATTCTGCTTGATGGATTTTTTTGGGGATGATTATATTTTGGTAATTGATGAATCCCACGTTACACTGCCACAACTACATGGAATGTACAAAGGTGATCATTCACGGAAAAATGAACTTGTAACATATGGATTTCGATTGCCAAGTGCCTTTGACAATAGGCCCCTGAAATTTGAGGAATTTGAAGAATATATCCAAAATACGATATTTGTCTCTGCTACTCCTTCTGATTATGAGAAAAAAATATCCTCTAAAATTGCCGAGCAAGTCGTAAGACCTACGGGACTGCTAGATCCTGTGGTCGAAATTAGACCCACACAAGGACAAATGGATGATTTAATCAATGAAATTAACAAAAGATCTGCCATTTCTGAGCGTGTTTTGGTTACTACTCTTACCAAAAGAATGGCAGAAGATTTGGCAGAATACCTCTCAAAAAAACAAGTCCGTGTAAGATACATGCATTCAGAAATTGATGGATTGCAAAGAACTGAGTTAATTAGACAATTACGCCTTGGGGAATTTGATGTCCTCGTTGGAATCAACTTGCTAAGAGAAGGATTGGATATTCCTGAAGTGTCACTTGTTGCAATTTTGGATGCAGACAAAGAAGGATTCTTGAGAAATTTTACCAGCTTAATTCAAACATGTGGAAGAGCTGCAAGAAATGAACATGGGACTGTGATAATGTATGCTGATAACAATACCAAATCTATGAAAAATGCTATGAATGAAACTAAACGTAGAAGGGAAAAACAAATCCAATATAATCTTGAACACAACATCACACCTAAGACTATAATAAAATCAGTACCAGAACAAGAAACTGCATTAGATGAATCTAAATTAAAATCGATTCATGATTTACATAATGATGTTGTTGATTTGGAAGCTCAAATGAAAAAATATTCTGAAGATTTAGACTTTGAGCATGCAATTGAATGCAGAGATAGGATAAAAAGACTAGAAAAGGAGATTCAATTCAAAGATGACAGAAAATAA